The following proteins come from a genomic window of Amaranthus tricolor cultivar Red isolate AtriRed21 chromosome 14, ASM2621246v1, whole genome shotgun sequence:
- the LOC130799635 gene encoding floral homeotic protein PMADS 1, translating into MARGKIQIKKIENQTNRQVTYSKRRNGLFKKANELTVLCEATVSIIMISGAGKLHEFLTPGITTKEIYDRFQRTEGVDVWAKQYQKMQEELQSYSDINRELQKDIRQRMGDLLEGLSFHELHNLEQEMQNSVKVIRERKYKKLENDLNTTNKKYRNAKVVHRSLLQELDLIPKDEPHYGLIDNGEYNNVLGYNDDSRILALRLNPCQPNRHGGAGSGSGSCVTYALL; encoded by the exons ATGGCGAGAGGAAagatacaaattaagaaaattgagAATCAAACTAACAGACAAGTCACTTATTCTAAGAGAAGAAATGGTCTTTTTAAGAAGGCTAATGAACTTACTGTTCTTTGTGAAGCTACTGTTTCGATTATCATGATTTCTGGTGCTGGAAAACTCCATGAATTTCTCACTCCTGGAATCAC TACAAAAGAGATTTATGATAGGTTTCAAAGGACTGAAGGGGTTGATGTATGGGCCAAACAATACCAG AAAATGCAAGAAGAGCTTCAGAGTTATTCTGATATTAATAGGGAGCTTCAAAAGGATATCAG GCAGAGAATGGGAGATTTATTGGAGGGTTTGAGTTTTCATGAGCTGCACAATCTTGAACAAGAAATGCAGAACTCTGTAAAGGTCATTCGCGAACGCAAG TATAAGAAGCTTGAGAATGACCTCAATACTACCAATAAAAAG TATCGAAATGCGAAAGTAGTGCATAGAAGCCTTCTCCAAGAGCTT GATCTAATTCCGAAGGATGAACCACACTATGGGTTGATTGATAACGGAGAGTACAACAATGTGCTTGGATACAATGATGATTCTCGTATACTTGCTTTGCGGTTAAATCCTTGTCAACCTAATCGTCATGGTGGTGCAGGATCGGGATCTGGATCATGTGTAACTTATGCATTACTCTGA